One region of Flavobacterium sp. KACC 22763 genomic DNA includes:
- a CDS encoding pyridoxal-phosphate dependent enzyme: MDFSNNILETIGNTPLVKLNKIVAEIDALVLAKVETFNPGNSVKDRMAVKMIEDAEADGRLKPGGTIIEGTSGNTGMGLALVAIVKGYKLICVISDKQSKEKMDILRAVGAKVVVCPTDVEPTDPRSYYSVSKRLAEETPNSWYVNQYDNMSNSLAHYEQTGPEIWKQTEGKITHFVVGVGTGGTISGVGKYLKEQNPNIKIWGIDTYGSVFKKYHETGIFDENEIYSYITEGIGEDILPKNVDFSLIDGFTKVTDKDAAVYTRKIALEEGIFVGNSAGACIKGLLQLKEHFKPDDVVVVLFHDSGSRYVGKMFNDDWMRERGFLEENVTKAEDVIKDHIDKELIVVRTEELVSHAIERMRKYKISQIPVVDINGFVGSVDETDLFRSYVADKNVAEKPIKEVMGKPFPIVKLGTPIEEVSKLFSKENDAVLVDLGNGHHHIITKYDIIGSIK, encoded by the coding sequence ATGGACTTTTCAAATAACATTTTAGAAACAATTGGTAATACACCATTGGTAAAACTCAACAAAATTGTTGCTGAAATTGATGCGTTAGTATTGGCAAAAGTCGAAACCTTTAATCCTGGTAATTCTGTAAAAGATAGAATGGCTGTAAAAATGATTGAAGATGCAGAGGCAGATGGCCGACTAAAACCTGGGGGAACTATTATTGAAGGAACTTCTGGAAACACAGGAATGGGACTCGCACTTGTGGCAATCGTAAAAGGATACAAATTGATTTGTGTGATCTCAGACAAACAGTCTAAAGAAAAAATGGATATTCTTCGTGCTGTTGGAGCAAAAGTTGTTGTTTGTCCTACAGATGTTGAACCTACAGATCCACGTTCTTATTATTCAGTTTCAAAACGTCTGGCAGAAGAAACACCAAATTCTTGGTATGTAAATCAGTATGATAACATGTCAAATTCTTTGGCACATTATGAGCAAACTGGACCAGAAATCTGGAAACAGACTGAGGGAAAAATTACGCATTTTGTTGTAGGAGTAGGAACAGGAGGAACTATTTCTGGAGTTGGAAAATACTTGAAAGAACAAAACCCAAATATCAAAATTTGGGGAATTGATACTTATGGTTCAGTTTTTAAAAAATACCATGAAACAGGAATCTTTGACGAAAATGAAATCTACTCGTACATAACAGAAGGTATCGGAGAAGATATCTTGCCTAAGAATGTGGATTTTTCTTTAATTGATGGTTTTACAAAAGTAACTGACAAAGATGCTGCAGTTTATACTAGAAAGATTGCTCTTGAAGAAGGTATTTTTGTTGGAAACTCTGCAGGAGCTTGTATAAAAGGTTTGTTACAGCTAAAAGAGCATTTTAAGCCAGATGATGTTGTTGTGGTATTATTTCACGATTCTGGAAGTCGTTATGTAGGTAAAATGTTCAATGATGATTGGATGCGCGAACGCGGATTCCTAGAAGAAAACGTAACAAAAGCAGAAGACGTTATAAAAGATCATATCGATAAAGAACTAATTGTGGTGCGCACAGAAGAATTGGTTTCGCACGCAATTGAGCGTATGCGTAAATACAAAATTTCGCAGATTCCGGTTGTGGATATCAATGGTTTTGTGGGTTCTGTAGACGAAACAGATTTATTTAGAAGTTATGTTGCTGATAAAAATGTTGCCGAAAAACCGATTAAAGAGGTGATGGGGAAACCTTTCCCGATTGTAAAATTAGGAACACCAATTGAAGAAGTTTCAAAACTTTTCAGCAAAGAAAACGATGCTGTTTTGGTTGATTTAGGAAACGGACACCATCACATTATTACTAAATATGATATTATCGGTTCAATAAAATAA
- a CDS encoding PspC domain-containing protein — protein sequence MSAILKLKFFFEKYGFHVSSRLADKLGMRVTSVRLFFIYISFVTAGLGFGMYLTLAFWIRLKDLIRSKRTSVFDL from the coding sequence ATGTCAGCAATTTTAAAACTTAAGTTCTTTTTTGAAAAATATGGTTTCCATGTTTCTTCAAGACTAGCAGATAAACTCGGAATGCGCGTAACAAGCGTTCGATTGTTTTTTATCTATATTTCTTTTGTTACAGCAGGTCTAGGATTTGGGATGTATTTAACCCTTGCTTTCTGGATTAGATTGAAAGATCTGATTCGTTCAAAAAGAACATCAGTATTTGATTTATAA
- a CDS encoding SusC/RagA family TonB-linked outer membrane protein — protein MKLKLNGFLVLLVALITQLTFAQERTVSGIVSDNAGMPLPGVSVLVKGTKSGTQTDFDGKFSIKASSSEVLIFTYIGMKTQEVAASSTVLNVKLTSNTTELESVVVTALGIKREKKALGYATQEIKGEDLAGGTASANFLNDLSGKSAGVYIRKNTNFGGSTNVVSRGVKNLTGNNQMLIVIDGMPINNSNVNSSQGSQTTGARNTYDYGNAGMDINSDDIESLNILKGAAASALYGFQAGNGVIMITTKKGKAQKGMGVTISSEFGVGSVDKKTFPVYQNKYGQGYGPTYDANGNPKGTPVGPTGAFFVIDKNGNQVVSTTDDASYGVAFDPNLSVYTWESYSPYSSKFGQKSPWVAAKNGPITFFQTAQTFNNSISFEGGTDKNNFVINYNNYKETGILPNSELKKNNASIKFNHKLTDKLSVSVFANYLAQTTMGRNTTGYGGDNVAGLFRQWWGTNVDIQSQKEAFNNSGGQNISWNMADPANGNTNPKYWDNPYFTRYKNYQTDERNRFIGYGQLDYKITDWLNATGKVSTDSYSELREERKAVGSLAGTFGINRLAVGSGYQKYTGMFSEQNYQFTLNFNKKLTEDFSLTGLVGYNALRTRRTSTLASTDGGLIIPGIYALSNSVNPSPFPVEVEDNSAVNSIYASASVGFRDFLYVEGTVRNDAFSMLPFDDNDVNTYSASASYVFTKHINAPWLTFGKLRASYAENPQGSIDLYALQDVFTKFNPFGSNQLYSRPNTANNPDLHPVKTTSKELGLEMQFLDRRVGFEVSVYKSLSEDQIFPVDYSTATGNSARYINAGSVENKGIELIFNAVPVKTKDFQWDLGVNWSKNENTVVALAPGVDVLTVGTFQGGVSIVGTKGHAYGDILGKDYIYSADGQRVTKNGVYLQTATTNNVIGNITPDWIGGFRNKFTYKQVSLGFLIDVQKGGDIFSLDQYYGQSSGLYTSTAGNNELGNPVRNTLANGGGVILPGVNEDGTPNTTRTPSPEVAGSIYGYNNNPQKAFVYDASYVKLREVNITYSFPKQFIAKAGLNDLRLSLVGSNLWIISKNLPDADPESGLSSGNLSSGYSGGSLPTTRNIGCNLTLKF, from the coding sequence ATGAAACTAAAGTTAAATGGATTCTTAGTGCTTCTGGTGGCGCTGATTACGCAACTAACCTTTGCGCAAGAAAGAACTGTTTCGGGTATAGTTTCCGATAATGCAGGAATGCCTCTTCCAGGTGTGAGTGTATTAGTTAAAGGAACTAAAAGCGGAACGCAAACAGATTTTGATGGAAAATTTTCTATCAAAGCATCGTCAAGCGAAGTCTTGATATTTACTTATATTGGAATGAAAACGCAAGAGGTTGCAGCTAGTTCTACAGTATTAAATGTAAAATTAACTAGTAATACTACAGAATTAGAAAGTGTTGTTGTTACTGCTCTAGGTATTAAGAGAGAGAAAAAAGCACTTGGATATGCTACTCAGGAAATAAAAGGAGAAGATTTAGCAGGAGGGACTGCAAGTGCAAACTTCCTTAACGATCTTTCTGGGAAATCTGCTGGGGTATATATTAGAAAAAATACAAACTTTGGAGGATCTACAAACGTAGTTTCAAGAGGTGTTAAAAACCTTACTGGAAATAACCAAATGCTTATTGTTATTGATGGTATGCCTATTAATAATAGCAACGTAAACTCGAGCCAGGGTTCACAAACAACTGGAGCTCGTAATACTTACGATTATGGTAATGCTGGTATGGATATTAATTCTGATGATATTGAATCATTAAATATATTGAAAGGAGCTGCGGCATCTGCTTTATACGGGTTTCAAGCTGGTAATGGTGTAATTATGATTACTACAAAAAAAGGAAAAGCTCAAAAAGGTATGGGAGTTACTATATCGAGTGAGTTTGGTGTTGGTTCTGTTGATAAAAAAACTTTCCCTGTTTACCAAAACAAATACGGACAAGGTTATGGACCAACTTATGATGCCAATGGTAATCCAAAAGGGACTCCAGTTGGGCCAACAGGTGCATTTTTTGTTATAGATAAAAATGGTAACCAAGTGGTAAGTACTACAGATGATGCTTCTTACGGTGTTGCGTTTGATCCAAATCTTTCTGTTTATACATGGGAGTCTTATTCTCCATATTCTTCAAAATTTGGACAAAAATCTCCATGGGTAGCGGCTAAAAACGGTCCAATTACGTTTTTTCAAACAGCTCAAACATTCAATAACTCAATCTCTTTTGAAGGTGGTACAGACAAAAACAATTTTGTTATCAATTACAACAATTATAAAGAGACTGGTATTTTGCCAAATAGTGAATTGAAGAAAAATAATGCAAGTATTAAATTCAACCACAAATTAACTGATAAATTATCTGTAAGTGTTTTTGCAAATTATTTAGCACAAACTACAATGGGTAGAAATACTACTGGTTACGGTGGTGATAACGTTGCAGGTTTATTCCGTCAATGGTGGGGAACTAACGTAGATATTCAATCTCAGAAAGAAGCTTTTAATAATTCAGGAGGACAGAATATCTCATGGAACATGGCAGATCCTGCTAATGGAAATACAAATCCTAAATATTGGGATAACCCATATTTTACAAGATATAAAAACTACCAAACAGACGAAAGAAATCGTTTTATCGGTTACGGTCAGTTAGATTATAAAATTACAGATTGGTTAAACGCTACAGGAAAAGTAAGTACAGATTCTTATTCAGAGTTACGTGAGGAGAGAAAAGCAGTAGGATCTTTGGCTGGAACATTTGGAATTAATCGTTTAGCTGTTGGTTCAGGATACCAAAAATATACAGGTATGTTTTCTGAGCAAAACTACCAGTTTACATTAAACTTCAATAAAAAACTTACTGAAGATTTTTCATTGACAGGTTTAGTTGGATACAATGCTTTAAGAACTAGACGTACATCTACATTAGCTTCTACAGATGGAGGATTAATTATTCCAGGAATCTATGCTTTATCAAATTCAGTAAATCCTTCTCCATTCCCGGTTGAGGTTGAAGATAATTCAGCAGTAAACAGTATTTATGCATCTGCTTCTGTAGGATTTAGAGATTTCCTTTATGTAGAAGGAACTGTACGTAATGATGCATTCTCGATGTTGCCATTTGATGACAATGATGTTAATACATACTCTGCTTCTGCAAGTTATGTTTTTACAAAACATATTAATGCCCCATGGTTAACTTTTGGTAAATTAAGAGCGAGTTATGCTGAGAATCCACAAGGAAGTATTGATCTTTATGCATTGCAAGATGTATTTACTAAGTTTAATCCATTTGGTTCAAACCAACTTTATTCAAGACCAAACACGGCTAATAACCCAGATTTGCACCCTGTAAAAACTACATCTAAAGAACTTGGTTTAGAGATGCAATTCCTTGATAGAAGAGTAGGTTTTGAAGTAAGTGTTTATAAAAGTTTAAGTGAAGACCAAATTTTCCCAGTAGATTATTCTACTGCAACTGGTAACTCTGCAAGATATATAAACGCGGGGTCAGTAGAGAATAAAGGTATTGAGTTGATATTCAATGCGGTTCCTGTTAAAACAAAAGATTTTCAGTGGGATTTAGGTGTAAACTGGTCTAAAAATGAGAATACGGTCGTAGCTTTAGCTCCAGGTGTAGATGTTTTAACAGTTGGTACATTCCAAGGAGGTGTTAGTATCGTTGGTACAAAAGGACATGCTTATGGAGATATTCTTGGAAAAGATTATATCTACAGTGCAGATGGGCAAAGAGTAACTAAAAATGGAGTGTATTTGCAAACTGCCACTACTAATAATGTAATTGGTAATATTACTCCAGATTGGATTGGTGGCTTCCGTAACAAATTTACTTATAAACAAGTTTCTCTAGGTTTCTTAATTGATGTTCAAAAAGGAGGAGATATTTTCTCTCTTGATCAATATTATGGACAAAGTTCTGGTTTGTACACTTCTACAGCAGGAAACAACGAGCTTGGAAACCCTGTAAGAAATACATTGGCTAATGGTGGAGGTGTTATTTTACCAGGAGTTAATGAAGATGGTACTCCTAATACTACAAGAACACCAAGTCCTGAAGTAGCAGGAAGTATCTATGGTTACAATAATAATCCACAAAAAGCATTTGTTTACGATGCAAGTTATGTGAAATTAAGAGAGGTAAATATCACTTATAGTTTCCCTAAACAATTTATTGCTAAAGCAGGTTTGAATGATTTACGTCTTTCTTTAGTAGGTTCTAACTTATGGATCATCAGCAAAAATCTTCCAGATGCAGATCCAGAAAGTGGTCTAAGTTCAGGTAACTTATCATCAGGTTATTCAGGAGGTTCACTTCCGACAACAAGAAACATTGGTTGTAACCTAACATTAAAATTTTAA
- a CDS encoding SusD/RagB family nutrient-binding outer membrane lipoprotein, translated as MKKVLLLMSVVGMMVSCSQDITDMNVDPKRPTTTKAEYLFTNAEKKLVDQMVSTSVNNNVFRLFAQQWTETTYPDESQYNITNRKIPDTHFLVLYRDVLADFHDSRVMIAATTPATPADEAIKQNKLALIDVLEAYAYSVLVDTFGNVPYTQAIDIQKYPLPAYDDAKTIYQDLIKRLTADVAVLKANSTVANFGAADIIYSGNAASNAKWAKFANSLIIRMAVNMSDIDPAYATTQVQAALASGALANNNDNTKLTYLTTSGNQNPLYADLVTSQRFDFIPAEPFVSAMDAIVPGGDPRMPKYFTNLTSPAPVIPAGRTFVGGTYGAGNVYTSYSQISSTLNNPAFPGTIFDFAELNFLLAEAAEKSLIPGGSAQAKVYYEAGIRASMADWGVTNTAAIDAYIASPKVDYNNPLSGATYKEKIGNQAWFALYNRGYEAWTSYRRLDFPVLKAPQAAINKLIFTVPVRYTYPGVEASINKANYTKASADIGGDLLNTKLFWDKF; from the coding sequence ATGAAAAAAGTACTTTTATTAATGTCTGTGGTTGGTATGATGGTTTCGTGCAGCCAGGACATTACAGATATGAATGTTGATCCGAAAAGACCAACAACCACCAAAGCGGAATATTTGTTTACAAATGCAGAGAAAAAATTAGTCGATCAAATGGTTAGTACTAGTGTGAATAATAACGTTTTTAGATTATTTGCACAACAATGGACGGAGACAACTTATCCTGATGAAAGCCAGTATAACATTACAAACAGAAAAATTCCTGATACACACTTTTTGGTTTTGTACAGAGACGTTCTAGCTGATTTTCATGATTCAAGAGTTATGATTGCTGCAACAACTCCAGCAACTCCAGCAGACGAAGCAATTAAACAAAATAAACTAGCGCTTATAGATGTTTTAGAAGCTTATGCTTATAGTGTATTGGTAGATACTTTTGGAAACGTTCCTTATACACAAGCAATTGATATTCAGAAATATCCTTTGCCAGCTTATGATGATGCAAAAACTATCTATCAGGATCTTATTAAAAGATTAACTGCAGATGTTGCTGTTTTGAAAGCGAATAGTACAGTAGCTAACTTCGGTGCTGCAGATATTATCTATTCAGGTAATGCTGCAAGTAATGCAAAATGGGCAAAATTTGCTAACTCATTAATAATTAGAATGGCAGTTAATATGTCTGATATTGATCCAGCGTATGCAACTACTCAAGTTCAGGCAGCTCTTGCTTCTGGTGCTTTGGCTAATAACAATGATAATACAAAATTGACTTATTTGACTACATCAGGAAATCAAAACCCATTGTATGCTGATTTAGTAACAAGTCAGAGATTTGATTTTATTCCTGCTGAGCCTTTTGTTTCTGCTATGGACGCTATTGTTCCTGGTGGTGACCCAAGGATGCCTAAATATTTTACTAACCTAACTTCTCCAGCTCCAGTTATTCCTGCAGGAAGAACATTTGTAGGAGGAACTTATGGTGCAGGAAATGTTTATACATCTTATTCACAAATATCATCTACATTAAATAATCCAGCTTTCCCTGGAACTATCTTTGATTTCGCTGAGTTGAATTTCTTATTAGCAGAAGCTGCTGAGAAAAGCTTAATTCCAGGTGGTTCTGCTCAAGCAAAAGTATACTACGAAGCAGGTATTAGAGCTTCTATGGCAGACTGGGGAGTAACTAATACTGCTGCTATTGATGCTTATATTGCGAGCCCAAAAGTGGATTATAACAATCCGTTAAGTGGAGCAACATATAAAGAGAAAATTGGTAATCAAGCATGGTTTGCTCTTTATAACAGAGGATACGAAGCATGGACATCTTACAGAAGATTGGATTTCCCAGTGTTAAAAGCGCCTCAAGCTGCTATAAACAAGCTTATTTTTACTGTACCTGTTAGATATACTTATCCAGGTGTAGAAGCAAGTATTAATAAAGCAAATTACACTAAAGCTTCTGCTGATATTGGTGGAGATTTATTAAACACTAAATTATTCTGGGATAAATTCTAA
- a CDS encoding putative porin — MRIFIFLYLLVVPTLLFSQEKKTASKNNLGMNTEYSSITDTVKKKKEKIATIDQYKIVTLEHDTIYADTSLTIKSAYRQNHLRKDLFGLQELSNIGQPLNTLQYSLTSFSPYPEIGFNGKHSLYMQADQIRYYSVATPFTELFFNTTIKKGQNVDSFITLNVSKNLNFSIAYKGLRSEGDYNNQLVSAGNLRITTSYATTDKRYAINAHFTNQDIMNEENGGITNDADFESDNKDYKNRQRLQVYLTDAESFLKGRRLFFDHAFRVNPTDGSNNLYITHQFNYEYKDYEYKQPTVISTITANDGSTTRILRFGESYVANTINDQTKYERLYNKVGAAYENSLLGKFIFFVDDYRSNYKYNRVIIDAAGNAVPDNLFLQFNNFGAQYEYQKNKWNGRFLYSRSITNESLSDLDAKLRYDMNEKIKFDFRYRNINKLPNNNYNLYQSSWISYNWSNDFKNEKINSLSAEITTPWLTGQVQYTVLKDHLYFTDMATDAEKAASEQIVKPMQYGNAINYLEIKASREFKFGPFALDNTLLYQKVDQSDLILNVPDFVTRNTFYYSNHFFKKALFMQTGLVFNYMTKYYGDDYNPVIAEFFVQQDKKIGGFATFDFFVNARIRQTRFYLKAEHFNALFSQSNYYAAPHNPYRDFVLRFGLVWNFFK; from the coding sequence ATGAGAATATTCATTTTTCTATATCTATTAGTTGTTCCAACATTATTGTTTTCGCAAGAAAAGAAAACCGCTTCTAAAAATAATTTAGGTATGAATACGGAATATTCAAGCATAACGGATACCGTAAAAAAGAAAAAAGAAAAAATAGCGACGATAGATCAGTATAAAATTGTGACTTTAGAACACGATACTATTTATGCAGATACTTCGCTAACTATTAAAAGCGCTTACAGACAGAATCATCTTAGAAAAGATCTTTTCGGACTTCAGGAGTTGTCAAATATTGGTCAACCATTAAATACATTGCAATATAGTTTGACTAGTTTTTCTCCTTATCCTGAAATTGGTTTTAACGGAAAACATTCACTTTATATGCAGGCAGATCAGATTAGATATTATTCTGTTGCAACACCTTTTACAGAGTTGTTTTTTAATACAACTATAAAAAAAGGACAGAATGTAGATTCTTTTATAACATTAAACGTTTCCAAAAATCTAAATTTCTCTATTGCCTATAAAGGTTTGAGATCTGAGGGAGATTATAATAATCAATTGGTTAGTGCTGGAAATTTAAGAATTACTACCAGCTATGCTACAACTGACAAAAGATATGCAATAAATGCACATTTTACGAATCAGGATATAATGAATGAGGAAAATGGCGGTATTACAAATGATGCTGATTTTGAAAGTGATAATAAAGATTATAAAAACAGACAAAGATTGCAGGTCTATTTGACTGATGCAGAATCCTTCTTAAAAGGAAGAAGGTTATTTTTTGATCATGCTTTTAGAGTTAACCCAACTGATGGAAGCAACAATTTGTATATAACACATCAGTTTAACTATGAATATAAAGATTATGAATATAAACAGCCAACAGTAATCTCTACGATAACAGCAAACGACGGATCGACCACACGCATACTGCGATTTGGAGAGTCGTATGTAGCAAATACTATTAATGATCAGACAAAATATGAAAGGCTTTATAATAAAGTTGGAGCAGCTTATGAAAATTCGCTTTTAGGTAAATTTATATTTTTTGTAGATGATTACAGATCCAATTATAAGTATAACAGAGTTATTATAGATGCCGCTGGAAATGCAGTTCCTGACAATTTGTTTTTGCAGTTTAATAATTTCGGAGCTCAGTATGAATATCAGAAAAATAAGTGGAATGGTCGATTTTTATATTCAAGATCAATTACCAACGAATCGCTTTCAGACTTAGATGCTAAGCTGCGATACGATATGAACGAAAAAATCAAATTTGATTTCAGATATCGCAACATCAATAAATTGCCAAACAATAATTATAATTTGTACCAAAGTAGTTGGATTTCATACAATTGGTCAAATGATTTTAAAAACGAAAAAATTAATTCGTTAAGTGCAGAGATTACAACTCCTTGGTTGACAGGACAAGTTCAATATACAGTGCTAAAAGATCATTTGTATTTTACGGATATGGCAACAGATGCAGAAAAAGCTGCAAGCGAGCAGATTGTTAAGCCAATGCAGTACGGAAATGCAATTAATTATTTAGAAATAAAAGCAAGCCGAGAGTTTAAATTTGGGCCTTTTGCTCTAGATAATACACTTTTATATCAGAAAGTAGATCAGTCAGATTTAATTTTAAATGTACCTGATTTTGTAACTAGAAATACATTTTATTATTCAAATCATTTCTTCAAAAAAGCATTGTTTATGCAGACAGGGCTTGTGTTTAATTATATGACGAAATATTATGGAGATGATTATAACCCTGTTATTGCAGAATTTTTTGTGCAGCAGGATAAAAAAATCGGTGGTTTTGCAACATTCGATTTCTTTGTAAATGCCAGAATACGCCAGACTCGTTTTTATTTAAAAGCGGAACATTTTAATGCTTTATTTTCACAAAGCAACTATTATGCAGCGCCTCATAATCCGTATCGTGATTTTGTGTTACGCTTTGGTCTGGTTTGGAATTTCTTCAAATAA
- a CDS encoding 3'-5' exonuclease, translating to MNFTAIDFETATGYHPCSVGIVTVENGIIVDEYVSLIKPPNNEYNPFTIRVHGIYPRDTVNAKSFFQIYPEIEKRLKNRVVVAHNESFDRNVLMKSMLFHGLNYDDLNIATKWECTVKIYKAKGIKPTKLSDCCREMDIQLNHHEALSDARACAKLYMLR from the coding sequence ATGAATTTTACAGCCATTGATTTTGAAACTGCGACAGGGTATCATCCATGTTCGGTGGGAATTGTTACTGTCGAAAACGGAATTATCGTAGACGAATATGTTTCTTTAATTAAGCCACCAAATAATGAGTACAATCCGTTTACGATTCGTGTTCACGGAATTTATCCAAGAGATACTGTCAATGCAAAATCGTTCTTTCAGATATATCCTGAGATTGAAAAGAGGCTAAAAAATAGAGTTGTTGTAGCGCACAATGAAAGCTTTGACCGTAATGTTTTAATGAAAAGTATGTTGTTTCATGGCTTAAATTATGATGATTTGAATATCGCCACAAAATGGGAATGTACAGTAAAGATTTATAAAGCAAAAGGTATAAAACCAACTAAATTAAGTGATTGCTGTCGCGAAATGGATATTCAGCTCAATCACCATGAAGCATTGTCAGATGCAAGAGCTTGCGCTAAATTATATATGCTTCGCTAA
- a CDS encoding DUF2851 family protein — MKEDFLHYLWKFKKFDSLNLKSVQNEPITIIKTGDYLELAGPDFFNAHIEIGNQKWAGNVEIHLKSSDWYLHNHEKDAAYKNVILHVVWENDTAIFRENNTEISVLVLKDYVSKETIDNYNALVSPKTWISCERQLKEIDKFIFKNWQERLFFERLERKSKFIYQLLEETNQDWEAVLFCLLAKNFGLNTNGNSFLQISKAIPFSVIRKESFEVENLEALLFGTSGLLETEKEDVYYKDLKFRYFYLLHKYQIEKTYVDPLQFFKLRPDNFPTIRLSQLASLYHKHQNLFSKIIDLKSVNEVYRLLDISASLYWQNHYQFDKESPKKSKILSKSFIDLVIINTIIPLQFAYSNIRGESIAEDLIDFINEVASEKNTIIDKFNSFGIKSQSAFESQSLLELKNEYCERKACLQCALGLELLKNN; from the coding sequence ATGAAAGAAGACTTCCTTCATTATCTCTGGAAATTCAAGAAGTTTGATAGCTTGAATTTAAAATCTGTTCAAAACGAACCAATTACCATTATCAAAACTGGCGATTATTTAGAACTTGCTGGTCCTGATTTTTTTAACGCCCATATTGAAATTGGAAACCAAAAATGGGCTGGTAATGTAGAGATTCATTTAAAATCCTCAGACTGGTATTTGCACAATCATGAAAAGGATGCTGCTTATAAAAATGTGATTCTTCACGTCGTTTGGGAAAATGATACGGCCATTTTTAGAGAAAACAATACAGAAATATCTGTTCTGGTGCTTAAAGATTATGTCTCTAAAGAAACTATTGACAATTATAATGCATTAGTTTCTCCAAAAACATGGATTTCTTGCGAAAGACAATTAAAGGAAATTGACAAGTTTATATTTAAGAACTGGCAAGAAAGACTGTTTTTTGAGCGTTTAGAGCGAAAATCCAAGTTTATTTATCAATTATTGGAAGAAACCAATCAAGACTGGGAAGCGGTCTTATTTTGCCTTCTAGCGAAGAATTTTGGCTTAAATACCAATGGAAATTCCTTTTTGCAGATATCGAAGGCAATTCCATTTTCAGTGATTAGAAAAGAAAGTTTTGAAGTCGAAAATTTAGAGGCATTACTTTTTGGAACTTCAGGTTTGTTAGAAACAGAGAAAGAGGATGTTTATTATAAAGATTTGAAGTTTCGCTACTTCTATTTATTGCATAAATATCAAATAGAAAAAACTTATGTAGATCCTCTTCAATTTTTTAAACTTCGTCCAGATAATTTCCCTACAATCAGACTTTCTCAATTAGCATCTTTATATCATAAACATCAAAACCTATTTTCAAAAATAATTGATTTAAAATCTGTTAACGAAGTATACCGTTTGCTGGATATTTCAGCAAGTTTGTATTGGCAAAATCACTATCAATTTGACAAAGAAAGTCCGAAGAAATCTAAAATACTTTCTAAATCATTCATAGATTTAGTGATTATCAATACTATAATTCCGCTTCAATTTGCTTATTCTAATATTAGAGGTGAATCAATAGCTGAAGATTTAATTGATTTTATAAATGAAGTTGCTTCTGAGAAAAATACCATCATTGATAAGTTTAATTCATTCGGAATAAAGTCTCAATCCGCATTTGAAAGTCAGTCATTGCTAGAGCTCAAAAATGAATATTGCGAACGTAAAGCATGTTTACAATGTGCTCTTGGTTTGGAATTGCTTAAAAATAATTAG